A stretch of the Bacillota bacterium genome encodes the following:
- the tnpB gene encoding IS200/IS605 family element transposase accessory protein TnpB, producing MQTVTLKIKLLPPNKEKLEKMARMLETYRQACSWFLEQAEILNTTSRAHLNHQTYRQAGKLFDLNRGTLQCAMLKALSARRSYLSRKQRGKKASLPKFEKTVPVMVRQDCYSLHQLPSGTWVIKFPVSSGRSQIAVPLAASAYHARRLQDLAGGSCRQGSMEIWRGKDGKWYVSISIVYQTGFNEPGSIIGVDFGIVKLAVLSNNVFFDGRQVRWRKERWAERRKALQRAGWLSRVKKEAGRERRWMRYINHCISKRIIEIAKAEGKAIALENLLGIRERVKGSKKFNRMMSGWNFRELASFIEYKAALAEVPVIYVDPKETSKTCPRCGNVSHYNRKTQGWFRCTKCGYQSDADRVGALNIAARALDALGA from the coding sequence ATGCAGACGGTAACACTCAAAATAAAGCTCCTGCCACCCAACAAAGAAAAGCTGGAGAAGATGGCCCGCATGCTGGAAACCTACCGCCAGGCGTGCTCCTGGTTCCTGGAGCAGGCCGAAATCTTGAACACTACCAGCCGGGCACATTTAAACCACCAAACCTACCGGCAGGCAGGTAAGCTGTTCGACCTCAACCGGGGCACACTCCAGTGCGCCATGCTTAAAGCCCTGTCCGCTAGGCGCTCCTACCTTTCCCGCAAGCAGAGAGGCAAGAAAGCCAGTCTGCCCAAATTTGAGAAAACAGTCCCGGTAATGGTGCGGCAGGACTGCTACTCCCTTCACCAGCTCCCTTCTGGAACGTGGGTTATCAAATTTCCTGTCTCCTCCGGCCGGAGCCAGATAGCCGTACCCCTTGCTGCCTCTGCATACCACGCCAGAAGACTCCAGGACCTGGCAGGAGGTTCCTGCCGTCAGGGGTCAATGGAGATATGGCGAGGTAAAGATGGCAAGTGGTACGTTAGTATATCCATTGTTTATCAAACTGGTTTCAACGAGCCAGGCAGTATAATTGGGGTCGATTTTGGTATCGTCAAACTAGCTGTTCTGTCCAATAATGTATTCTTTGACGGCCGCCAGGTAAGATGGCGCAAAGAACGCTGGGCAGAGCGACGCAAAGCACTTCAGCGTGCAGGTTGGCTTTCCCGTGTCAAAAAAGAAGCCGGTCGTGAACGCCGTTGGATGCGGTATATCAACCACTGTATATCAAAGCGTATTATTGAAATAGCAAAGGCTGAAGGGAAAGCTATTGCTTTAGAAAACCTTCTGGGCATCCGTGAGCGTGTCAAGGGCTCCAAGAAGTTCAACCGGATGATGTCCGGGTGGAACTTCCGGGAGCTGGCCTCGTTCATTGAGTACAAGGCCGCTCTTGCTGAAGTGCCTGTAATCTATGTCGACCCCAAAGAGACTTCCAAAACCTGTCCGCGGTGCGGGAATGTTTCCCACTACAACCGTAAAACTCAGGGTTGGTTCAGGTGTACCAAATGCGGCTACCAGTCCGATGCGGACAGGGTTGGGGCTTTGAACATTGCCGCCAGAGCGCTCGATGCTCTCGGGGCATGA
- a CDS encoding sigma 54-interacting transcriptional regulator, translated as MTLNNQPSHLETILDSIADGIFTVDLDWRITSFNRAAERITGMSREEAVGKMCFEVFHANICQANCALKETLATGREIIDQHVNIIDRAGNIVPISISTAVLRDENGMVVGGVETFRDLSTIEELRKQLLQKYTFEDIVSKNHEMIQIFNLLPLIAESDSNVLIQGPSGSGKELIARAIHNLSPRKSFPYVAVNCGALPDTLLESELFGYAKGAFTGADKDKPGRFTLAEGGTIFLDEVGEISPAFQVKLLRTIQEREYTPLGATKTVKMNVRVIAATNRDLLQLVRQNSFREDLYYRLNVVKIELPSLAERREDIPLLIDHFIRRFNLRRGRNITGISPAALRCLMEYHFPGNIRELENIIEYAFVVCQGHTIGPEHLPKEIWQKQPSAPSNSAILPLVINRSSEAEVIRQALMLNGGHKGKTAAALGIDRSTLWRKMKKYGL; from the coding sequence ATGACGTTAAACAATCAGCCTTCACACCTGGAGACAATATTAGACAGCATCGCGGACGGAATTTTCACGGTCGATCTGGATTGGCGCATTACCTCGTTTAACCGGGCGGCAGAAAGAATTACTGGTATGTCACGCGAAGAAGCAGTTGGTAAGATGTGCTTCGAGGTTTTTCACGCCAATATCTGTCAGGCAAACTGTGCGCTCAAAGAAACACTGGCCACCGGCCGAGAAATCATTGATCAACATGTAAATATAATCGATCGAGCTGGCAATATCGTGCCAATCAGCATCAGCACCGCGGTTTTAAGGGATGAAAACGGCATGGTAGTTGGTGGAGTAGAAACCTTTAGAGATCTTTCAACTATCGAGGAACTACGCAAGCAATTATTGCAGAAATATACTTTTGAGGACATCGTCAGTAAAAACCACGAAATGATCCAGATTTTTAACCTGCTTCCTCTAATAGCTGAAAGTGATAGCAATGTATTGATTCAAGGACCCAGTGGCTCAGGCAAAGAACTAATCGCCAGGGCGATCCACAACCTGAGTCCACGAAAATCCTTCCCTTACGTGGCCGTAAACTGCGGTGCGCTGCCGGATACTTTGCTTGAGTCCGAGCTGTTTGGATACGCTAAAGGCGCTTTCACTGGCGCTGATAAAGACAAACCAGGGCGTTTTACCCTCGCTGAAGGGGGAACCATCTTTCTGGATGAAGTCGGAGAAATCTCCCCGGCTTTTCAAGTTAAGCTGCTGCGGACGATCCAAGAGCGAGAGTATACCCCTCTGGGAGCAACCAAAACAGTCAAAATGAACGTGCGGGTAATTGCAGCGACGAACAGGGATCTGCTCCAGTTGGTCCGCCAAAACAGTTTTCGCGAGGACCTGTATTACCGGCTGAACGTGGTTAAGATTGAACTGCCGTCGCTGGCTGAGCGGCGGGAGGACATCCCCCTTTTAATCGACCACTTTATCCGGCGCTTCAACCTGCGCCGGGGAAGAAACATCACCGGTATATCCCCAGCGGCTCTGCGCTGCTTAATGGAATATCATTTCCCTGGCAACATCCGGGAACTGGAAAACATCATTGAATACGCTTTTGTGGTCTGTCAAGGACATACGATCGGTCCTGAACATCTCCCAAAAGAGATCTGGCAAAAGCAACCCTCCGCTCCCTCAAATTCCGCTATTCTCCCCCTCGTAATTAACCGTTCCAGCGAGGCAGAGGTAATTCGCCAGGCACTCATGCTAAACGGCGGGCACAAGGGTAAAACCGCCGCTGCCTTAGGAATTGACCGGAGCACCCTCTGGCGGAAAATGAAAAAATACGGGCTTTGA
- the smc gene encoding chromosome segregation protein SMC gives MALLKRLEIQGFKSFADKLDLEFGPGVTVVVGPNGCGKSNITDAIRWVLGEQNARSLRGERMEDIIFSGSDRRRPVGMAEVSLTIDNATGFLPVEFSEVRVTRRLYRSGESEFLINKTPCRLRDIQELFMDTGLGRGALAIIGQGKIEEVLNSKPEDKRLMLEEVAGITKYRFRKKEAMRKLEETERSLLRIGDIIRELENQLEPLRIQAEQARRYKQCRERIKELEINLWTHDLEKLQRDWEMVEAQLVAWRKEAAEQEKLVTGLESSVSEYRRDLQAQDQQISEQQQKVHQLSQQRERCEASIRLAEERWQNITDQAYALTEEIEELTNRLAQLKEEYGLEEGKVARLKEELAKWERELTCLEVDLRQAEAEVVAGEASLEDGKSELIEILNALGSCRHELKQVAFNRENRVRKLAELQKARDNFFFQKQEWEKRIAQEEARLNQGQTQVAALERQRTALEGRKAEVTKRGQAEQQVMRKLKEQLQSTRSRLRVLQEMEQDFEGYNRSVREVLRSQKRGEPLTQGVCGAVAELIKVPAGLEKAIEVALGGALQYLVTENDQVANRVIQLLKARNWGRATFLPLNTLTVKPSIINLKQTGAGFLGRAADLVAFESRYQIVAEFLLGRVLVVENLEQALELARQTKFTWKVVTTAGEVVHPGGSITGGSQPLRDSTLLGRKQELAELKKLVDNLELEVLAGQEREKKTEHELNELDEQLNRIQERIHTWQIELAERQRDVLYQREELRKLMQRGDVLTYEEYDIKEQVQKDDQHQKELSQKITELEYQQVQLEHQIASTQQYLKDKRRLVQELQARIMAAKVDMTALDRELQGLLRSLERYWQTQKEYEQDHLVKQRRLLELKQKQVSLQEVITQEQVRLAQIMEAEQNAREKLRFFHTQRTELASQLAQAEEEWRDGQKHLTDLRSQIHQAELKAGRLEMEIQSNLQRIMENYGLTFEQALANQTELVNRRETVEEIATRRDELAAMGEVYLGAIEEYQRLNERLDFLRNQRVDLEEAKQALYQVISEMDSLMIKKFTETFNEVNAHFNDVFQELFGGGRAELRLAEHQNILESGVEIIAQPLGKKLQQLSLLSGGERALTAIALLFAILRTRPSPFCVLDEIEAALDEINGERFAQFLTEYAHQTQFLVISHRKRTIEAGDVLYGVTMGDNGVSKLVSVRLADVLEKVS, from the coding sequence ATGGCTTTATTAAAGCGGTTAGAGATTCAAGGGTTTAAATCATTCGCCGATAAGCTGGACCTGGAGTTTGGTCCTGGGGTGACCGTGGTTGTTGGGCCGAATGGTTGTGGCAAGAGCAATATTACTGATGCCATCCGTTGGGTGCTGGGGGAGCAAAATGCCCGCAGCCTAAGAGGCGAGCGTATGGAGGATATTATTTTTTCCGGCAGTGATAGGAGGCGCCCAGTTGGGATGGCCGAGGTGTCGCTCACGATTGATAACGCGACTGGTTTTTTACCCGTGGAGTTCAGTGAGGTCCGGGTCACCCGACGGCTGTACCGGTCGGGGGAAAGTGAATTCCTGATCAATAAGACCCCCTGTCGCCTGCGAGACATCCAGGAACTGTTTATGGATACTGGTCTGGGCCGGGGAGCGCTGGCGATAATTGGCCAGGGAAAGATCGAAGAAGTCTTAAATTCTAAGCCGGAAGATAAGAGGCTGATGCTCGAAGAGGTCGCCGGGATTACCAAATACCGATTCCGGAAAAAAGAAGCGATGCGCAAGTTGGAGGAGACGGAAAGGAGTCTGCTACGCATTGGCGATATCATTCGAGAATTAGAAAATCAGCTTGAACCGCTTCGGATTCAGGCTGAGCAAGCCAGAAGGTACAAACAATGCCGTGAGCGCATCAAAGAACTGGAAATTAATTTATGGACCCATGATCTGGAGAAACTACAGCGTGACTGGGAAATGGTCGAGGCCCAACTTGTGGCCTGGAGGAAGGAAGCGGCTGAACAGGAAAAACTGGTGACAGGTTTGGAATCCAGTGTATCTGAATACCGTCGGGATCTGCAAGCACAGGATCAGCAGATCAGCGAACAGCAACAAAAAGTTCACCAGTTGAGTCAGCAGCGGGAAAGATGCGAGGCCTCGATCCGTCTGGCCGAGGAACGCTGGCAGAATATTACTGACCAGGCCTATGCACTGACGGAAGAGATAGAGGAACTCACAAACCGGTTGGCTCAGCTAAAGGAAGAATACGGGCTGGAAGAAGGAAAGGTTGCTCGATTGAAGGAGGAGTTGGCGAAATGGGAGAGGGAACTCACCTGTTTGGAGGTAGATTTGAGACAAGCTGAAGCGGAAGTGGTGGCCGGTGAGGCTTCTCTAGAGGATGGAAAAAGTGAGTTGATTGAAATATTAAACGCTTTAGGCAGCTGTCGTCACGAATTGAAGCAGGTGGCGTTCAATCGGGAGAATCGCGTCCGAAAACTGGCGGAATTACAAAAAGCCAGAGATAACTTTTTCTTCCAGAAACAGGAATGGGAAAAACGTATTGCCCAGGAAGAAGCCAGATTAAACCAGGGACAAACACAAGTAGCGGCATTAGAGCGACAGCGAACAGCCCTTGAGGGGCGTAAGGCCGAAGTTACCAAACGGGGCCAGGCAGAACAACAGGTAATGCGCAAACTAAAAGAACAACTGCAGTCGACCAGGTCAAGACTGCGTGTTTTACAAGAAATGGAGCAGGATTTTGAGGGTTATAACCGCTCTGTCCGGGAGGTTCTGCGTTCACAAAAAAGAGGTGAACCACTGACCCAAGGAGTATGTGGTGCGGTAGCGGAACTGATTAAAGTCCCAGCGGGACTGGAAAAAGCCATCGAGGTTGCCCTGGGAGGAGCGCTGCAGTACCTGGTAACGGAAAACGATCAGGTGGCGAACCGGGTGATACAGTTACTCAAGGCTAGAAACTGGGGCCGTGCCACCTTTCTGCCGCTCAATACACTAACGGTCAAACCATCTATTATTAACTTAAAACAGACCGGCGCAGGGTTTCTGGGCCGGGCTGCTGACCTGGTCGCGTTTGAGTCACGCTACCAAATAGTAGCCGAATTTTTGCTGGGGCGGGTTCTGGTCGTGGAGAACCTGGAGCAGGCTCTTGAACTGGCTCGTCAGACTAAATTCACCTGGAAAGTTGTCACAACGGCCGGGGAAGTGGTACACCCAGGTGGTTCAATCACTGGCGGAAGCCAGCCGCTGCGTGATTCAACCTTGCTTGGACGAAAGCAGGAACTGGCCGAACTCAAGAAGCTGGTTGACAACCTTGAGCTGGAAGTTCTGGCAGGCCAGGAACGGGAGAAAAAAACGGAACACGAGTTAAATGAACTGGATGAACAGTTGAACCGTATTCAGGAGCGGATTCACACCTGGCAGATCGAACTGGCTGAACGGCAGAGAGACGTGCTCTACCAGCGGGAAGAGCTGCGTAAACTTATGCAACGCGGCGATGTTTTAACCTATGAGGAATACGATATTAAGGAGCAGGTGCAGAAAGATGACCAGCATCAGAAGGAATTAAGCCAGAAAATCACAGAATTGGAATATCAACAGGTACAACTGGAGCACCAGATCGCATCGACTCAGCAGTATTTAAAGGACAAACGTCGGTTAGTTCAGGAACTTCAGGCGCGGATTATGGCGGCTAAGGTAGACATGACGGCATTAGACAGAGAATTGCAGGGTTTGCTCAGGAGTTTGGAGCGGTACTGGCAGACACAAAAAGAATATGAACAGGATCATCTGGTTAAACAGCGGCGTTTGCTTGAGTTGAAACAAAAACAGGTCAGCCTGCAAGAAGTGATCACTCAAGAACAGGTTCGCTTAGCCCAGATCATGGAGGCAGAACAGAACGCCCGGGAGAAGTTAAGGTTTTTCCACACCCAGCGGACTGAACTGGCCAGTCAACTTGCTCAGGCGGAAGAAGAATGGCGGGATGGGCAGAAGCACCTGACTGATTTGCGCAGTCAGATTCATCAGGCCGAACTAAAAGCCGGTCGCTTAGAAATGGAGATCCAGAGCAATTTGCAGCGGATAATGGAAAATTATGGATTAACCTTTGAACAGGCTCTGGCCAATCAGACGGAGCTGGTGAACCGTCGAGAAACGGTTGAAGAGATCGCGACCAGACGAGATGAGTTGGCAGCGATGGGTGAGGTATATCTGGGGGCGATCGAAGAATATCAGCGCCTCAATGAGCGTTTGGATTTCTTGAGGAATCAGCGCGTGGATCTGGAAGAGGCCAAGCAGGCTCTTTATCAAGTGATTAGCGAAATGGATAGTTTAATGATTAAGAAATTTACTGAAACCTTTAATGAGGTTAATGCTCACTTTAACGATGTTTTTCAGGAGTTGTTTGGGGGTGGTCGAGCTGAACTACGGTTGGCTGAACATCAGAATATTTTGGAGAGCGGGGTGGAAATAATTGCTCAGCCACTGGGGAAGAAACTGCAGCAATTGTCCCTTTTATCGGGCGGCGAGCGGGCGCTGACCGCAATTGCCCTTTTGTTTGCTATTTTGCGTACCCGGCCAAGCCCGTTTTGCGTCCTGGATGAAATCGAGGCAGCACTTGATGAGATTAATGGAGAGCGGTTTGCTCAGTTCCTCACCGAGTACGCTCACCAAACGCAGTTCTTGGTGATTTCCCACCGCAAGCGAACGATAGAAGCGGGGGATGTGCTCTACGGGGTGACCATGGGGGACAATGGAGTGTCCAAACTGGTTTCCGTCAGATTGGCGGACGTTTTAGAGAAGGTCAGTTAA
- a CDS encoding glycoside hydrolase, whose protein sequence is MGSRLYVSVLWHMHQPCYKDLRQGRYILPWVRLHGIKSYYDMGKIVAEVQGAKANFNFVPSLLVQLLDYAGGEGRDLYLEYTEKDPSEMTYGEKLFLLQNFFHANFDNLIRPYPRYLQLWEKRDGYDSWEHKLARFNHQDIMDLQVWFNLAWFGYLPKTRDPELKELILKGENYTAGDKEVIINKQRQIIRELIPLYQQLQAEGVVELSTTPFYHPILPLLCDTCVARESQSDVPLPAQRFAFPEDADRQIREAIEFHQEIFGTRPAGMWPSEGAVSRAALELMATNGISWTASDEEILGRTLYQQGFCDWDSREWLYQPYQLELSDGSLNIFFRDHHISDLIGFVYHRWHTNDAIGDLIHRLRQLKGHLPDGRSHLVSIILDGENAWEHYHNNGYDFLTGIYRALVDHPELELVTFSEYLARFGTHQTLRTIFPGSWIGANFATWIGQKPKNRAWEYLARARNDLVRLSRQQPASTEDQELAWRSMLMAEGSDWFWWFGDTHSSALDAEFDELFRRHLINVYRSFNWEPPAFLERPVAETGAIDLVNEPVGYIWPVIDGRETSSDEWLAAGSLDLTKGSVTMQRANYLFERLWFGFNDTYLFIRLDGAGCQWLKGAEPDLRESYGEEPRIIFQVVHDNSYLIEVCAQPGKLEQSARMKVELRRQTDGAAEHVTTIKQFGLEQVLELAIPLSDLGLVGPRRFALAVIIANERGELEKWPAGAPLWINLPGLNTTSESRFSAGGRPQYE, encoded by the coding sequence ATGGGAAGCCGTCTTTATGTGAGTGTCTTGTGGCACATGCACCAGCCTTGTTACAAGGACTTGCGCCAGGGCCGCTATATTCTGCCGTGGGTTCGGCTCCACGGAATAAAAAGTTATTATGATATGGGCAAAATTGTGGCCGAAGTTCAAGGGGCGAAGGCTAACTTTAATTTTGTGCCCTCACTTTTGGTGCAGCTGCTCGATTACGCTGGTGGTGAAGGCCGTGACCTTTATTTGGAGTACACGGAAAAAGACCCGAGCGAGATGACCTATGGGGAAAAACTTTTCTTGCTCCAAAATTTTTTCCACGCTAATTTTGATAATCTGATCAGACCGTATCCGCGCTATCTCCAACTTTGGGAGAAACGAGACGGCTATGACTCCTGGGAGCATAAATTAGCCCGTTTTAACCACCAAGATATCATGGATTTACAGGTGTGGTTTAATTTGGCCTGGTTTGGCTATTTACCTAAGACCCGGGACCCGGAACTAAAAGAGCTAATTCTTAAAGGGGAAAACTACACGGCCGGAGACAAAGAAGTGATAATTAATAAGCAGCGACAGATCATCAGGGAATTGATTCCCCTGTATCAGCAACTCCAGGCTGAAGGGGTGGTTGAACTATCCACCACACCGTTCTATCACCCCATTTTGCCCCTGCTGTGTGATACCTGTGTGGCCAGAGAATCCCAATCTGATGTTCCTTTGCCAGCTCAACGGTTTGCTTTTCCAGAGGATGCTGACCGGCAGATTAGGGAGGCCATTGAATTCCATCAAGAGATTTTTGGAACGCGACCGGCCGGTATGTGGCCCTCTGAGGGCGCAGTTAGTCGAGCGGCTCTTGAACTCATGGCTACTAATGGAATTAGTTGGACGGCTTCTGATGAAGAAATCCTGGGGAGGACTTTGTATCAACAGGGGTTTTGTGATTGGGACAGCCGAGAATGGCTGTATCAGCCCTATCAACTGGAACTATCGGATGGCAGCTTGAATATCTTTTTCCGTGACCATCACATATCGGATCTGATTGGCTTTGTATACCACCGTTGGCATACCAATGATGCCATTGGAGACCTAATACACCGTTTGCGGCAACTCAAAGGGCACTTGCCGGATGGCCGTTCCCACCTGGTCTCGATTATTCTGGACGGGGAGAACGCCTGGGAACATTATCATAATAATGGGTATGATTTTCTCACCGGGATTTATCGGGCCCTGGTTGATCATCCAGAACTTGAACTGGTTACTTTTTCTGAATATTTAGCCAGATTTGGTACGCACCAGACACTGCGCACGATCTTCCCCGGCTCCTGGATCGGGGCAAATTTCGCGACCTGGATCGGGCAAAAACCCAAAAATCGAGCTTGGGAATATCTGGCCCGAGCACGGAACGATCTGGTTAGACTCAGCCGACAGCAACCTGCGTCAACTGAAGATCAGGAACTGGCCTGGCGGTCGATGTTGATGGCGGAGGGGAGCGACTGGTTTTGGTGGTTTGGCGATACCCATTCCAGTGCGCTGGATGCTGAATTTGATGAACTTTTTCGTCGTCATCTAATCAATGTCTACCGCAGTTTTAATTGGGAACCGCCAGCCTTTCTCGAACGGCCGGTGGCGGAAACCGGTGCCATCGATCTGGTCAATGAGCCGGTAGGCTATATTTGGCCGGTAATCGATGGACGGGAAACCAGTAGCGATGAGTGGCTGGCGGCCGGTTCATTAGACCTGACCAAAGGTAGCGTGACTATGCAGCGGGCCAACTATTTATTTGAAAGGCTGTGGTTTGGATTTAATGATACGTACCTGTTTATCCGCCTGGATGGGGCGGGTTGTCAGTGGCTGAAGGGGGCTGAACCAGATTTGCGTGAATCTTACGGAGAAGAGCCGCGCATTATTTTTCAAGTGGTCCACGATAACAGTTATCTAATTGAGGTTTGTGCTCAGCCAGGTAAGCTTGAGCAGTCAGCGAGGATGAAGGTGGAACTGCGGCGGCAAACTGATGGAGCAGCCGAACATGTGACTACAATCAAGCAGTTTGGCTTAGAGCAAGTCTTAGAATTGGCTATTCCACTGTCTGACCTTGGTCTGGTTGGGCCAAGGAGATTTGCGTTAGCGGTTATTATCGCCAATGAGCGGGGCGAACTTGAAAAATGGCCGGCCGGCGCCCCTCTCTGGATTAACTTGCCTGGCCTGAATACAACCAGCGAGTCAAGATTTTCAGCAGGAGGACGACCCCAGTATGAATAA
- a CDS encoding DUF1926 domain-containing protein: MNKVQLLFGIHCHQPIGNFDFIFENVYQHSYRPFLEVLCKHPAVKVTLHYSGGLLEWIERNHPDWFDLVRGLTLAGQVELLGGGFYEPILAAIPEHDRVEQVKWLSEYLNDKFGQRPRGMWLAERVWDSAIVKSIRRAGIQYVLVDDYHLISAGLSQPELHGYYLTEEEGHTLAVFPIDANLRYLTPFQPPEKTIDYLREIAQSGESACAIVVDDGEKYGSWPHTFAWVYEQGWLEQFFSLLEHNQNWVVTATFSEVMAQQRPLGRIYLPTASYFEMGQWSLPANRARQFSEVHRELENNCQLERFRPFIRGGIWKNFLVKYPESNNMHKKMLYLSERLKSLPAGMARAEAERELYRGQTNDAYWHGVFGGLYLPHLRHAIYRHLIACEQVLDAREGKTTLSMEMLDIDKDGAAEIVIAGPAYTCILTPISGGQMYEFSVKELKTNILNTLSRRFEHYHAQPLDMSAPAEEDGIPSIHHHEGQGEAEWRRELYYDRYERRSFIDHFFADQVSLAEYATGQYVESGDFVAGEYTVQMASGKEGGVILQRQGRLKHAGWEQPIMVSKTFTFTPQKCQLRAEYLVENCSETPVNVTFGIEFNLSMPACGSEWGQYQLNGEPPEPSSLASWGEDEGVKQVSLVDRIMGGQVTLSWDQPAWLWRWPVETVSQSEQGWEKTYQSSMVMPRWKLELKPGESWRVNLNWVVENLADEWH; this comes from the coding sequence ATGAATAAGGTACAACTTCTGTTCGGCATTCACTGCCACCAACCCATTGGTAATTTTGATTTTATTTTTGAGAACGTCTATCAGCATTCCTATCGACCGTTTCTGGAGGTACTGTGTAAGCACCCAGCGGTTAAGGTTACACTCCATTATAGCGGGGGCTTGCTTGAATGGATCGAAAGAAATCATCCCGACTGGTTTGATCTCGTTCGGGGATTAACGCTGGCCGGACAAGTGGAACTGCTCGGGGGGGGATTCTACGAGCCGATTCTGGCGGCGATTCCCGAACACGACCGCGTGGAACAGGTGAAGTGGCTGTCTGAGTATCTTAATGATAAATTCGGCCAGCGGCCCCGGGGAATGTGGCTGGCCGAGCGGGTGTGGGATTCCGCGATCGTTAAATCAATCAGACGGGCCGGCATCCAATACGTTCTGGTTGACGACTATCACCTGATCAGCGCAGGGCTCAGCCAGCCGGAACTGCATGGTTATTATCTAACCGAGGAAGAGGGACATACGTTAGCCGTTTTCCCCATTGATGCTAACCTGCGTTACCTGACCCCGTTTCAGCCGCCGGAAAAAACTATTGACTATTTACGAGAAATCGCCCAATCAGGTGAGTCTGCTTGCGCTATTGTGGTAGATGATGGAGAAAAATATGGCAGCTGGCCGCACACTTTTGCCTGGGTTTATGAGCAGGGATGGCTCGAACAGTTTTTCTCACTGCTGGAGCATAATCAGAACTGGGTGGTTACGGCTACCTTTTCTGAGGTAATGGCACAGCAGCGGCCGCTGGGCAGGATCTATCTTCCCACGGCGTCTTACTTTGAAATGGGCCAGTGGTCTTTACCCGCTAACCGTGCCAGACAATTTAGCGAGGTTCACCGGGAACTGGAAAACAACTGCCAGCTAGAGCGGTTTCGTCCCTTTATCAGAGGGGGTATTTGGAAGAATTTTCTTGTTAAATATCCGGAAAGCAACAATATGCATAAGAAAATGCTGTATTTGAGTGAACGCCTAAAAAGCCTGCCGGCTGGTATGGCCAGAGCAGAGGCCGAACGGGAACTCTACCGGGGTCAGACCAATGATGCTTATTGGCACGGAGTCTTTGGCGGGCTCTACTTACCTCATCTCCGGCATGCCATCTACCGGCACTTGATCGCCTGCGAGCAAGTACTGGACGCGAGGGAAGGGAAGACCACATTAAGTATGGAAATGCTGGACATTGATAAAGACGGGGCAGCAGAAATTGTCATCGCCGGCCCCGCCTACACCTGTATTCTGACACCAATCAGCGGCGGACAGATGTATGAGTTCAGTGTCAAGGAACTGAAAACCAATATCCTCAACACACTGTCGCGCCGGTTTGAGCACTACCACGCCCAGCCTCTGGACATGTCTGCCCCGGCCGAGGAGGACGGGATTCCCAGCATCCACCACCACGAAGGCCAGGGAGAGGCCGAATGGCGTCGCGAGTTGTACTACGATCGCTATGAGCGCCGTTCATTTATTGACCATTTCTTTGCTGACCAGGTCAGTCTGGCGGAATATGCCACCGGTCAATATGTCGAGAGCGGAGATTTTGTGGCTGGTGAGTACACTGTGCAGATGGCGTCAGGAAAAGAAGGCGGGGTTATCTTACAGCGTCAGGGCCGGCTAAAGCATGCTGGGTGGGAACAGCCCATTATGGTTTCTAAGACTTTTACCTTTACTCCCCAAAAGTGCCAGCTGCGGGCTGAATATCTGGTGGAGAACTGCAGTGAAACACCGGTCAACGTTACATTCGGGATCGAGTTTAATTTATCCATGCCGGCTTGCGGCTCAGAGTGGGGGCAATATCAGCTAAATGGTGAGCCCCCCGAGCCAAGTTCGCTGGCCAGTTGGGGCGAGGATGAAGGAGTGAAACAGGTCAGTCTGGTGGACCGGATTATGGGTGGTCAGGTTACTCTGTCCTGGGACCAGCCAGCCTGGTTATGGCGTTGGCCGGTTGAGACCGTCTCGCAGTCAGAGCAGGGCTGGGAAAAGACGTACCAATCTTCAATGGTTATGCCCCGGTGGAAGCTGGAACTTAAACCAGGGGAATCTTGGCGGGTTAATCTGAACTGGGTAGTTGAAAACCTGGCTGATGAATGGCACTAG